The Oncorhynchus mykiss isolate Arlee chromosome 8, USDA_OmykA_1.1, whole genome shotgun sequence genome includes the window GATTAGCTTTTAAGATAAAACTTTATATGAATAGGTGTATTATAGGGTTAGGATAAAGgattatattatttttttaaacggcATAGGTTCTCTATTGGAATAGGCCTATACGATCCTAAAATAATTGGTATTAcccttttacatttaaaaaaatacatctgAATATAAAAAAAATTTAAAGGATGATTATTCTTCCGATACACACCGGCAAATGGATGGATTAGGTATTGTCAACGGGGTTGTTGTTTCTAGTGTGTGCTGGCTGGTTAACACTGGGATAGTGATTAAAGTTAACGGTAGAACAAATACAAGAATTGGCTTATGCAAGCACTTCTGTAAGTGAGAGAGGTATATTATATATTTCTATATAAAAGTTATTTATGCTACCTTTTATATTCTTGATCCTAATGATATAGGCATAGGTGTAAAACAGCAGAGGTGACAGAGCAACGACCCTGGAATAAAAAACATAATGTGTATGGGTGGAGAGAGGATTGGTTTTACAGGTTACCTCGCTCTAGATTGTCAGTACTGCATGTGTTCAGGGCTGTCGTGCCGTGGATGTGTCGGAGTCAAAGAAAGAAAATCTACTTACAATGAAGTAAAACTGCCATTTAGGTTGTTAAAATGTCAGCTTCTACTGTGGTGCCTATCAGAGGGAGTAAGAGTGGATAATATCACAGTAAAATGCATCAGATATCCACTCTAAGATGGTTTTAAAAGTGATAAATATGCCCAATAGTTAAGCACAGAGGGGAGTGCTAAATAAAAATCTAGGCGGGTCAGCTTGTTACTCCCGAATCATGAGTTTGAGGGTAAACCTGCACCCCAGAAcagccatcctctcctcctctcagtcctGAAAGTTAATGTATGTAGTGCGTTTGTGTACTTGGTGTGTCTATATGCCATCTTGATTGCAAGGTTTTAAAATGGTCTGAAGTTCTGACATGATACCTCCCCAAGTCCATACTCAGAGCGGCCAGATGTAGCTCTGATGGCTGTTCTGGTCTTGGCTCCACCTTTTCTTCTGCAAAGTACCCTCAGGTGGTTCAGGcgcttccttccctccctctctcctcctggagCTCTATGTGGGCACTCTAGATCACTCCACAGTTGGCACACTGTGCGTCATGTTTCTCCTCAGTGCAGGTTGTGGCAGTGTCCCCCTCCACACCAGGTGTCTTCTGTGCAATGTTGTACGGTTTGGTTAAAATGCTGACATttaaaacacttcaaaatgtaCAGGAGTGTGGGCTTTCTTGATTCTGTCGTGTAAGTTGTCCATATAAAAACCCTCCCGAAGGAGTCTGGGGGCATCCTTAGGGCATGTGAGGGTAAAATAAAATGAAGGAGCGGACTGCAGCCCCTTATATGGGAAGTGGAATGGCAGTTTCTCCTGTCTAGATGTGTGATTGTATCTTCCTAGACTGACTCCACCCTCAGGCATTACCATAGTGAGACAGTAATTTAAATAAAACCTTGGCGTAACCCCTTGACTGTAATAGAGTTGAACCCAAACTGTAATTGTAGATGTTTTACATTTACATGTTTTAAATGTGAGAATAAAATGACATTCAGGTAATAGAGATGAACATAAGTTTAATCAATATTAAATAGGCCAGATTCTTCTTTAAACGCATAACGATCAAAAAAAGTAAAAGCAATACAAAAATGGATGAGCTTTCCCGTCCACATTTCATCCAGTCTTTCAGTTTACACTTTAGAGTTTGACTTTTTTGGGAACAATGTACATAATATCCACTTCTCCATACTTTGCAGTGCATCAACTCTCAactcatgccccccccccccccccatctctagaACCCACACTTAAACCCATTTATATAATGATATACTTACAAGGCTAGAACAATCTGTATCATTAGGCTTAAAGTTGGTGAGCAAAAGTAGTTCAGACAAATGAACAGAACACAATGAAAGATCTCAACAATGGGGACTTTCTTGAACTTTGTGGCTCCTAACTAGCTTTACCATCAATAGTGCCTTGCATGATGTATTTCTCCATTTCTGGGTCAAAACCATTGCCACAAGTCAACCAGTACAAACTACAACTAGGAGACGGAGTTGGTGATTGGCTAACCGGTAGGCCTTATTCTATTTCAATCTCTTTCTGACCCCTGTTGATGTGCAACCAACCTCGGCACAGTGGACGTTATTAAGTGTTAAGGTAATGTCAGGCATCTTTGAATGGAAAGGAGACTTGAAAACCCATCAGAAACCAAACAATGGTATGATTCATCAAAAAAGTAATTCAAAAGAAGAACAATTCATACAGAATGATCAGCTCCCGAATTTGATTCCagcctgtatcacaaccggccgtgattgggagtcccatagggcggcgcacaattggcccagcggtgTCCGGGTTACGGTtcggccggagtaggccgtcattgtaaataagaatttgatcttaactgacttgcctagttaaataaatatttgtttttcttTAAATAAACAAACCCTGGTGGCTGACTGACTTCAAGTGAAACACAAAGCATGCAGATGCAATGTGGAGGAACATCTGACTGGACAATACCAAATAATGGCAACAAGATAAACAACTAAGAGATCATACAGTAAGAGTTAAAGAAAAACACACCTTCAGAGCTCAGTCTGAGTTCAGTTAGTAACTGATTACTCTCAACAAAGAGACATGGATGACTAGAGAGCTAGACGTGATCATCTCAGTTTATTAGCGATGGCAGACAGTCctatttgagagaaaaaaataaaatcgGAATCAATCCATCAATTAGGACAGAAAGATCAAATGCTCGAGAGAGGTCACAGTAAAACTCATCTTAAAGGGGAATGTGCAGTTGCATCATCCCTCTTCGGACTTCTGAACGAATGAAATATTCCCATTGATTCTTGAGGCATTTCCAAGTTAAATTCTTCATGACTTCAGTTCAACTGTCATAACCCATCAGAACttcaaatataagcttgtttcacTCCAATGTtggtaaacaaagtaaatgtaaacaagcactatatatggttaaaactataattgtaatcatggatggtcagtccttgcaaccatagctctgtcaatgaatttgagagtggttacctttctccagccctatccctcagctttttactgaaacagggGTGGGGATTTcaatttgttattgtttcaactgatGATTCCCTCTAAGTTATTAGCCGGCAGTTCGTATGTATGAAATAGGATTAGCATCTCCAGTCCCATGGAcaaactcaacacacacacaggagtgatCAATAGATGACAATGCCCAGTCTCCTTCAGAACAGACATGGGGGTGTCCCAATACGCCTTACTGgattcctttccttgtctcctgtCCTTCATAGCCACTGATAGGGAAAGATGGGTAAGTTTCCATCCCTATAATTTTCACCTCTCATGTCCTTTGAGATCAGTGGCCATGAAGGAAAGGAAGCATCCAAAAGACATGTCTCCTGAAGCAGGGAGGCCACTGTTTGGAGATGAAATACACCCAAATATTATACAGACACAAAAATGATCCTACACTACAAGAAAGGGTGAATAATAAATATGAATTAAATGCTTTTTAGACACAATCTCACTTTTTTCAGCATTCCATTTTGAGATACCGAACTTTTCCATGTACATGTCATATCCCTCTTCCAACCCTATACCCCTTCTAACCCCTTGCTCTTCATCATCCTTCGCTCAGTAGAACAGTGTACAATCCCAAATGAATCCCTAGCCCCTCCCCGGTTTGCACTTGTGGCGATCTGAAAGGATTGCTTAGATAATATCAATATGATAATAGCTCCACCATGGCCTAGGACAAGCTATACTAGAAATTCTGCAATATTGCTTATGCCTTAAATCCAACCCTTTCAGACCTCAAGAAGTATGTAGCTGGTAGGAGCTAGGGGTTGATGTGGATTTGGGTGTAGCTCTTGCAATAGAAGCGTTGCCACTTGAGGAGTAACTGACTGCGTGTGTTTTAGTGTTACTCCGTGGTGGTCTATGAGGGACTCCTTCTGAAGTACAAAGGCAtggtgctgtagtgtagtgtgtcaCTATGTTTGGACTCCGTTTGACCAATGACTTCTCTCATTGGACAAAGCCCCAACCCTGTATGGACTTCAGTTGTGTTAAATTTGAACTCAGGTTAAGGAGTGTCTCACTCAGAGAGAAGCACAGCCATAACAATGACATGACAGGGCAGACTAGGGTTAGATGATGTTTGGGCAGGAAAGATGGCCATTAAATACAAGAAAGTCCTAGAGTTGATCTCTAAGAGCGAGAAGACGACAGGTGGTGAACACACTACAGGGTTAACTACCTCCCGGACTCCACAGGCTCCAATGAggtgtaagcacacacacacacacacagacaggagtcacacacacacacacagagacaggagtcCCATCTCCAACGGGAGTCCAACGCAACTCCATCGCCCTCTGGAGATCTAGTCCAGAACAGATCATCTcatccccccttcctctcttcaaACACACACTCCCCGTCTCCTGTAGTCCCTCCAGGCTTATCTGGTGTAGTAGACTCTGTAGTAGACACTTTTTGACCTCCAAAGAGAGTAAGAGTTGTCGAACTTGAGAAGGTAGACCCCACGGCCAGGGTATTGGTGACTGCCGGCATAGACCTCCTCGTGACAGTCCCGCCGATACACCGGCACTATCTCATCCACCTGCGGCTTCCCTGCCTCTTTCTTAGCCTTCTCCTCCTCACTAGGGGGCTCACCTGGAAATAGAGGGAACGCAGACCATCAGGGGGGCTGGTCAGTAACTACTGGATCACACTACAAGATTATTATCATCTGGTCTGAGGTGGCTTTCAGTGAATGCCTAGTGTTTTTCTAGCAGTATGAAAGGACCATACACATTAACAATAAGGGGCTATGTTAAAGACATGAACAAATATTAACTATGACAAACAAGCAGGTATAGGCCCTCTCAATAGAGCTGTATCCTGGGTCTCACGAAAGAACCCCATAACATCCCATTAGAAATCCAGCAGGCatctcatcttcctctcctcaccttcCTCATCCTCATCTTCGTCGCTGGACTCGCTGACGTGCACACTGACCGAGGCATTGGCGGAATCTGTCCACTCAAAGAAGACTCCGAAGCCAATATCGTAGTGGTCCGTGGCAAACTCCCAGAAGAGGTAGGAGCCCTCCTCGTGGGTGGGCACTCGCACTGTCACTACCTCGCCACGCCCCACCGTGATCACACTGTCCACGTCCTGCCGAATCTTCTCCTTGAAGTCCTTGATCTGGGGTCGCGTCCACATGGAGGGGGCTGCTATGACTGGGGGAGAGTCTGCTGGGGGAGAGGACGGAATGAGAGGGGCGTGTAAATATAACAGTGGCAGATTATGCACAATGTACATCCATTTCTCTGGTACAACATTTCAGAAAAATACAGGATACAAACAAATGTATGCTTTTGAGTAGTAAAAGTGACTTTCATTTTCACTAGATGAGGCAGTACTGGCTTTAGGGCTATACAGGCACACTGTCTCCTTGTTCTATGCAGGATAACAAAGTAGGCAGAGATACTCTGCTGTAACCGATGAATGAATTCCATGGTTTGATTACAAACCAGGAATTGGCATCCTCTGTCCTGGCCAGCAACTTCTTAGCCAATCGAAGGGTTAGGGAGGAGTCATTCACATATCCCTTACACCTATTCATCCATTTCTGATCCCCAAAGTCGCATCACCAAGTGTAGAGAGTAAGGCATTACATTACAATTTGGAATGTGTGCACGCTTGTGGATGCATGCATGTATGTCTACTACCTGgccggtgtgtgtgcgtgcatgcatgtgtgtttgtacctGGCCTTTGCGTGTGTGTACCTATTGGCCCATTCTCAGTGGCCTCCTCAGCAGGCTCTAAGCGCTCTGGCTCTCTGTCCGTGCCCTCAGAGTGGGAGTCTGACTGGCCATTGAGCAAGGGGACTTTCTCTCTAGCCGGGAGCGCTGCAGCTACAGGCTCACTAGTGGCCTCCAGGGTGGCCTTCACCACCGCATCCTCCTGCTGCTTCTGTAAGGCTGCCTGGAAGGGTGAGGGAGGGGGAACGGAGGGTCAATGCCTGGGAGGGCAGCAGAATTAAGACATTTCTGTACAATCTCAAACTTTTTCCCTTAATGATCACAAAAAAATCTCTTCATGAAAGATGAAAGACAACACAAGTTGATAATAACTAATTAGGGAAATGTTTTAGTATCAGTGTTTAAAGATGTCCTCCAGCTATTTCTgaacttttcctgttgaaaagcgatatcccaagtataaatagGGGAGAGTgtggtaagttgagccaaaggggaaaattgagccacccttgtttctaggaaaccatacacaaaattaatcaatcaccaaatatttaggaagaggtcatcatttccaTGGACACTGAAGGAAGAAACTACATGGGAAAAGTGGTAAGGAAGTTGGTGAAAATCATTTTTTTGGACTAAGTCAAGTTAActtgtgttagaggtttcatgatgcttgtatctaaaccaaagtataTACTTTAAAGATTCTAaggttctatacatcagttggggtctctattaggttcaatatgaggtcctaaacatagcatgaaagtgcatccttgtagctgtgtgggctaattccctgagtgtacaaaacattaagaacacctgctctttccatgacagtcTGGTGaagccaggtgaaagctatgatcccttactcatgtcacttgttaaatccacttcaaatcagtggagatgaaggggatgagacatgctaaagaaggattttcaagcctcgagacaattgagtgatggattgtgtgtgtgtgccattcaacagccaatttgacagagcttgaagaattttttttaaaagaataaaaggcaaatgtttcacaatccaggtgtggaaagctcttaaaggcttacccaaaaagactcataGCTGCAAACGCTGCCAAAAGTGTTTCTACaaatattgactcagggggtgtgaatacttatgtaaaattagatatttgcaaacatttataaaaacatgttttcacttcatcattgtggggtattgtgtttagatgggtgaaaaaataaataatatttaaacacttgaaatcaggctgtaaaacaaaaatgtggaaaaagtcaaggggtatgaacacttcCTGAAGGTACTGTAGGTTGACAATTATTTGAAAACATGTCCATTAATTCATAGTGATTTTGCAAAAGAAAGCCACACATTTCAATGCATGCCACTGGAACACCTAACATATGTCATACTTTGACTAAAACTATGACTTATTGACATGGGTAAGCTCTGGTGGATTCCTACTGGTGTGGGTGTTTAAGAAGACAAAAGCGATTGTGGTGGTGTTAAATTGTGTttggttttaaaaaggtagtggtaatattttaTTCAGTACAGACATTTGTAGGTGGCTTAAAAGAAAACTCCAccaaaaaaacaatattttggtatttgtttcattagtccattgttgatatagtcccaacatGTTTTGCATGTTGTGCATGTCAgcaacttgattgctgacatgcaaaacattttgtgacTACATCAACAaaggactaatgaaacaaataccaaaagatagttttggGGTAGAATGGTCCTTTAACTTGCCAAGAGACCACTGTTTTTGGACAAGCTATGGTTTTcaaaacacatttttacatgaattctgattatttctgGGGATAAACATcatcctgaaatatatatatatctttgttagaaataatACTATATTTTCCttggagtgatgctgaatgtaaaaaaatacAACTAAATTTGcacaacttaccccactctcccctatagTAATGTGCACACACTTTTGCGCAAAACAGTGCTTTTTTGACAACAGCAAACTTCAAGAAGTATTgcattcaaggagttggtctgatgtgatGTCATTGTCCTACCCACTTGCTTGAGAAAGATGTGGAGTGCATAGAATGGTGTTGTGTGTACCTGTTGTTGTGCCAGCTGGACCTGGTAGAGCTGCTGCATGTACTGTTGGTAGTGTTGTTCCTGTAGCTGGTGTATGAGACCCAGCTGCTGCTCAGGGCTCTCTGGGTACTGCTGGGCAGCATACTGCTGGAACTGCACTGCCGTCTGGGCATTCAGTGCTGCCATGATCTGCTGTCTGCACAcagggagggggaggatggaggagagagtcaaCTCAGCACCCTTCCTTCAACAAACACTGGACTACTGTAGAGAGGTAAAGCTGAAGCTAAAGAAACTGATAATctatcatacacacacagacacagtactcACTTCTGCTGCTCTACCCGTAGCCTCTCCTCCTCcaactgcctcctctcctcctcctccctcttcagcctctcctcctcttcgatcatctgtctctcctcctcctgcctctttcgctccctctcttcatcctcccgGCGCTGtcgttcctcctcctccctcctgagGTAAGACAAAAACACGACAAACTTGAGTAAACTCCCTAAGTCCTAGGGTAGTTTCCACCATGTTGCTGTCATGGTAAGAAATGTCTGTCCTCCTGGACAACTTACCGTTTCCTCTCCTGCTCATCCTTCTCTATTTGGTGGGAGGTGACATAGGGTGCAAATAAATTACAGCATTTGTTCAACAGCTTGACAAACTCCACCATAGCCTCCTCCTTCTCCATGTTACCCAGAGCAGCCCACTCTTTCCTAAAGGGGAAAGAGGGATAGTATAGTTTttttatactgtagatgttcaatttctcacttttgtttattttactttctttggcaatataaacatatgttcccatggcaataaagcccctttgaattTAAATTAGAGTGGGAGATAGAGATGGGGGACAACTTTTTCACACTGAGCTGTGAAAAACCTGGATTCCAAACGGTTTCCTCACGTTTCCTGAAACACAGCAGCAGCACTAGTGCTGAAGCATCAGCTGGAGTTAAAGTCCCACACACTGGCGTGGGGGTGGTTTACCTGCGGTCATTTCCCAGGACGTCAAAGAAGCCCACCTCTGGAGAGGCGTCGAGGTTGTATGGCCCCAGTAACACCTGCTTGTGGAGGGCCACCAGACGAAGCTTCTCTTCATAGGTGGGGTGGAAGGCCTTGCCATCCTTATCTGAGGACAAGACAAACCAGCTAATGGGCTAGACTCTGCAACACACTATCAAGGCAAATAATATGTTGATCAGTCATTGCTAGACAGGCCTATATTGGAAATGGCATACAGAACATCTTGTTGCTAAGCGTGTTGCTAGCGAATGGTGACTGACATGTCCCTTTTACAGTGTATACAGTCAGGGAAAAAGTTAGCCATGTCGGACCTTTGTCGTAGAAAAGCCTCAATTTAGACCAGATCGAATGATGAAAGACATGCTCTCTAAATGTGCACTCCTTATATTGCCAATGCCCTTTGGGAGAAATTAACAATGACTGCAATGCACAGCTTCACTGAAGAATAGGAGAAGTCCAGCTTTAGAACCTGTTTACACAATGTTGTGACTATATTAAAGCAGAAATCCGCAGATTGTGGGTGAACCTATGCCTCCCCACTTCTTGCGTAGTGTTTTCACTTTGAACGAAAACGAGGCAGTTGAGCCCTGAGCCACCTTGGGCTGGACTTTTATACTAGGTGTGTCTCTGTGCTAATCCGCCTACTCGAATGACCCTACTGCCCCAGAGCTGGAGAGGAAGTGAAAGTCACTTAAAACCAGAAACAAAGAGCAGACGGAGCCAACAAGCATCATTCTCTGTTCTTGGATCGGAATCAACTCAACCCCAAAAGATAAAAAGCAGCGAGAAAGACTGCTAATGACCAATCCATAAACATGATAAACTGGATTAATTTTAACCGATGGAAGAGTGACGGACATGGCCACCGTTCTCATGGACTGGTAACGTTAGGTAAGTGTTAGGTAAATGTTGGGTTGCGTTTTTAGCCTGCTAGCTACTAACCTTAGTGTGTTCAATGTTCAAGATAGCAGCTAACAAGGCTACCTAACATCTGAATTTGGACTGTTTTGTACTCGAAGGAATCTAACGATACCATCATGTGGCGACACTGCATAAACCCCAACAAGATGCTCAATGCCTTTATTTCAACTAGGTACAGTTAGCTAGCTGAAGCTAGATATGCAGATTGTTTACATGGTAGTGTCTATCGTTTGTAGATgataatgctaactagctaggtgGTAAGACAGCAGTTTCTGTCCAGgaccaccccccaaaaaatgcttaTAGCTATACCATTTGGTCAGAGATGTTTCTGTACATTGCCAAttactttattttttaattggcaagattagcaaatgtAGGTacgacatgccagcaacaaacgctgacacaaCAATTCCAAGTATAAATGattaaattatgaaagacaagcattgtaattttgaattccataGGGTGTGGAagatgtgtaaaaaaataaaaaaagcattgtctatcaacaatgacaagccactggtGTTTAACTTGGATgcaaaattactgaggataacaGTGCTGATATtgctactagaaagtgtgtgccctcaggcctggagggaagctaaagtaattccgctacccaagaatagtaaagccccctttactggctcaaacttttggggggaaaaaacatgaccagatacaatgctattttacagtatacAAATTGACAGCAGACTTTCACCATGCttgtagggaaggacattcaacaagcacagcaattacacaaatgactgatgattggctgagaaattcatgataaaaagattgtgggagctgtgttgtttttttctttgcggcttttgacattattgatcacaGTCTGttgatggaaaaatgtatgtgtcatggctttagatccCCTGCTATGTTGTGGATAAAGcattacctgtctaacagaagagtgttcttcaatggaagactttccaacataatccaggtagaatcaggaattccccagggcagctgtctaggcccttaCTATTATCAATTTTACTTGCCTTGAAATTTCACTggccttgagtaaagccagtgtgccTATGTATGAGGATGACGCAACACTATACACAAGTGTTgcagtgaaatcactgcaacacttaaagagCTGCAGTTTCAGAATGGTGGCAAGGAATAAATTcctaaacatttcaaaaactaaaagcattgtagtTGGGACAAATGATTCACTAAAACCTAAACAGCAACtgaatcttgtaataaataaatgTGGATATTgggcaagttgaggtgactaaactgcttggagtaacccttgattgtaaacggtcatggccaaaacatgttgatacaacagtagctaagatggggaggaGTCTTTCCAAAATAaagctctgccttcttaacaacagtatcaataaggcaggtcctacaggctgtagttttgtcgcacctggactactgttcagtcatgtggtcaggtgccaccaAGAGGGACCTCGGAAAaatacaattggctcagaacagggcagcatggctggcccttaaaagtacactaACAATAATATGCATTTCTTGAGCCATTCTCATGGCTCAAatttgaggagagactgacttcatcattactagcacacagctcggacaaccatgcataccccacaagacatgccaccaaaggtTTCTTCAAAATCCtcaagtcaagaacagactatgggaggtgcacagtactacatggcTACattgaactattttctacatcaggtaactgatgcaagcagtagaataggattttttttaaacgatACAAATATACCATATTGAACAGGGGGACTGGGGACTGTgcagacacacacgtacacatggatgttgtattgtaaatatgtgatagtggagaagtggcctgagggaacacactaaatgtattgggtaaagtgttatgaaatgtaatgttatATTTTTAACTGTATATAACTGTATTAATGTagctggaccacaggaagagtagctgctgccttgtcagcaGCTAGATGGGGATCattaataaacacaaaatacaacATTTCTCAGGAAGATACTGGTGGAGACAGTCTGATTTCAAGTTAACCTAAGACTGCGCAAGTTGTGGTTGTGCAAACACCAACACTGAAGAATTAAGAAATGCTGTATACATATTCTGTTTTAATTTGTGATTCAATAATTATTTTGTTGGTAATATACCAAAATCGTTAGCCATGTTTGCCTGTTCAGCACATCGCCTGTAAATAAACAGCATTGATTCCTACCTAGTGTGAACTACCCACCagaaccggccgtgattgggagtcccatagggtggcgcataattggcccagcgctgtccGGGTTAGACTGTCATTGTAATTAAGGATTTGTTCGTAACGGACTTAAAATAAATATCCAGCCTAGTCAGTCAAGTAAACAATGGCTCATCTGCATGACATATTGGTGGACCATGGGCCATGAAGTCATAGGATGGTACATTAGCTTCTTACACTGGTAAGAGCAAAACActacatataaactcagcaaaaaaaaaaaaaagtcctctGTCacctgcgtttattttcagcaaacttaacatgtgtaaatatttgtatgaacataagattcaacagacaaactgaacaagttccacagacatgtgactaacagaaatggaataatgtttccctgaacaaagggggggggggggggggggggggggggggggggggggtccaattTTTTTTTCAGTATCTGGTGAGACACctgcattaaatactgcagtgcatctcctcctcatggactgagatctgggctcttagctggctatggcagaacactgacattcctgtcttgcaggaaattcacgcacagaacgagcagtatggctggtggcattgtcatgctgagggtcatgtcaggatgagccagcaggaagggtaccacatgagggaggaggatgtctaaCCTGTAAGGCAtggcattgagattgcctgcaatgacaacaagctcagtccgatgatgctgtgacacagcgccccagaccatgacggaccctccacctccaactcgatcccgctccagagtacaggcctcgttgcaacgctcattccttcgacgataaatgcgaatccgaccatcacccctggtgagacaaaaccgcgactcgtcaatgaagagcactttttgccagtcctgtctggtccagcgacggtgggtttgtgcccatagacaaCATTgtttgccagtgatgtctggtgaggacctgcctaaaaacaggcctacaagccctcagtccagcctcagcgattgtgcgttcctgggttaaactcaggcagttgttgccatcctgtacctatcttgcaggtgtgatgttcagatgtaccgatcctgtgcaggtgttgttacacgtggtctgccactgcgaggacgattagctgtccgtcctgtctccctgtagcgccgtcttaggtgtctcacaggacggacattgcaatttattgccctggccacatctgcagtcttcatgactccttgcagtatgcctaaggcacgttcacacagatgagcagggacactaGGCATCTTTctttgtttttcagagtcagtagaaaggcctctttagtgtcccaagttttcataactgtgaccttaattgcctaccatatgtaagctgttagtgtcttgacgaccgttccacagatgcatgttcattaattgtttgatTCATTGACCAAGCCcgagaaacagtgtttaaaccctttatgaTAAATATCTGTAACGTTATTTGCATTTATACGAACGGCAGCCAT containing:
- the acbd3 gene encoding Golgi resident protein GCP60 isoform X3 is translated as MMATEVQSADLNNGSSSRLEVSIDGLTLSPDPEGEQVAEPDHDTGDQSATDDREEGESSKTTIERKWGFGLLELYRLALKFFKDKDGKAFHPTYEEKLRLVALHKQVLLGPYNLDASPEVGFFDVLGNDRRKEWAALGNMEKEEAMVEFVKLLNKCCNLFAPYVTSHQIEKDEQERKRREEEERQRREDEERERKRQEEERQMIEEEERLKREEEERRQLEEERLRVEQQKQQIMAALNAQTAVQFQQYAAQQYPESPEQQLGLIHQLQEQHYQQYMQQLYQVQLAQQQAALQKQQEDAVVKATLEATSEPVAAALPAREKVPLLNGQSDSHSEGTDREPERLEPAEEATENGPIADSPPVIAAPSMWTRPQIKDFKEKIRQDVDSVITVGRGEVVTVRVPTHEEGSYLFWEFATDHYDIGFGVFFEWTDSANASVSVHVSESSDEDEDEEGEPPSEEEKAKKEAGKPQVDEIVPVYRRDCHEEVYAGSHQYPGRGVYLLKFDNSYSLWRSKSVYYRVYYTR
- the acbd3 gene encoding Golgi resident protein GCP60 isoform X1, with product MMATEVQSADLNNGSSSRLEVSIDGLTLSPDPEGEQVAEPDHDTGDQSATDDREEGESSKTTIERKWGFGLLELYRLALKFFKDKDGKAFHPTYEEKLRLVALHKQVLLGPYNLDASPEVGFFDVLGNDRRKEWAALGNMEKEEAMVEFVKLLNKCCNLFAPYVTSHQIEKDEQERKRREEEERQRREDEERERKRQEEERQMIEEEERLKREEEERRQLEEERLRVEQQKQQIMAALNAQTAVQFQQYAAQQYPESPEQQLGLIHQLQEQHYQQYMQQLYQVQLAQQQAALQKQQEDAVVKATLEATSEPVAAALPAREKVPLLNGQSDSHSEGTDREPERLEPAEEATENGPIGTHTQRPADSPPVIAAPSMWTRPQIKDFKEKIRQDVDSVITVGRGEVVTVRVPTHEEGSYLFWEFATDHYDIGFGVFFEWTDSANASVSVHVSESSDEDEDEEGEPPSEEEKAKKEAGKPQVDEIVPVYRRDCHEEVYAGSHQYPGRGVYLLKFDNSYSLWRSKSVYYRVYYTR
- the acbd3 gene encoding Golgi resident protein GCP60 isoform X4 yields the protein MMATEVQSADLNNGSSSRLEVSIDGLTLSPDPEGEQVAEPDHDTGDQSATDDREEGESSKTTIERKWGFGLLELYRLALKFFKDKDGKAFHPTYEEKLRLVALHKQVLLGPYNLDASPEVGFFDVLGNDRRKEWAALGNMEKEEAMVEFVKLLNKCCNLFAPYVTSHQIEKDEQERKRREEEERQRREDEERERKRQEEERQMIEEEERLKREEEERRQLEEERLRVEQQKQQIMAALNAQTAVQFQQYAAQQYPESPEQQLGLIHQLQEQHYQQYMQQLYQVQLAQQQAALQKQQEDAVVKATLEATSEPVAAALPAREKVPLLNGQSDSHSEGTDREPERLEPAEEATENGPIDSPPVIAAPSMWTRPQIKDFKEKIRQDVDSVITVGRGEVVTVRVPTHEEGSYLFWEFATDHYDIGFGVFFEWTDSANASVSVHVSESSDEDEDEEGEPPSEEEKAKKEAGKPQVDEIVPVYRRDCHEEVYAGSHQYPGRGVYLLKFDNSYSLWRSKSVYYRVYYTR